From Anaerolineales bacterium, one genomic window encodes:
- a CDS encoding protein kinase yields the protein MNNSYGAPLGGRYEIIGSLGRGGMAEVYRARDLSLQREVAIKLLRDDLTSDPAFQASFLHEARAAANLAHPNIVTIFDFGIDSGRYFIVLELVPGTDLKTLIRRRGALPIPEAVDLMIQICAGVGYAHRAGLIHCDLKPQNVLVGNDGVAKITDFGIARAFASIQPDEHSEVVWGSPLYFAPEQAAGRPPTFASDVYALGVTFFEILTGRTPFQANDADELALLHQTAKPPRLSQFRPEIPEVLEQITAKVLSKEPAARYRTADQFGRVLMTYAEQLQSLPVRSYQMPPPAENDPDASTSAMAFPSPVRIDWAAVILALLAFIAVGGLIPLWLWVCLLYPSCPLNTP from the coding sequence ATGAACAACAGCTATGGTGCACCGTTGGGAGGAAGATACGAAATCATTGGCTCGCTCGGCCGTGGTGGCATGGCCGAAGTCTACCGCGCGCGTGATTTGAGTCTCCAACGCGAGGTCGCCATCAAGCTGCTGCGCGACGATCTCACTTCCGACCCCGCCTTCCAGGCAAGCTTCCTTCATGAGGCGCGAGCTGCAGCCAACCTGGCCCATCCCAACATTGTCACGATATTCGATTTTGGTATCGACTCGGGTCGATACTTCATCGTTTTGGAATTGGTTCCCGGCACCGACCTTAAAACCCTCATCCGGCGGCGAGGCGCCCTGCCCATCCCGGAAGCGGTGGACTTGATGATCCAAATCTGCGCCGGAGTTGGCTATGCGCACCGAGCCGGCCTCATCCATTGCGATCTCAAACCGCAAAACGTGCTGGTGGGCAACGACGGCGTGGCCAAAATTACCGATTTCGGCATCGCCCGGGCATTCGCATCCATTCAGCCGGATGAGCACAGCGAGGTCGTTTGGGGTAGTCCTCTGTATTTTGCCCCGGAGCAGGCTGCCGGCCGTCCCCCGACGTTCGCCTCCGATGTGTATGCACTCGGCGTCACGTTCTTCGAAATCCTGACCGGCCGTACTCCCTTCCAGGCGAACGATGCCGACGAACTCGCTCTTCTACACCAGACCGCAAAGCCGCCGCGCTTGAGCCAGTTTCGTCCGGAAATCCCCGAAGTACTCGAGCAAATAACTGCGAAAGTGCTTTCAAAGGAACCCGCTGCGCGCTATCGTACTGCAGACCAATTCGGCCGTGTTTTAATGACCTATGCTGAACAATTGCAATCGCTGCCCGTTCGATCCTACCAGATGCCGCCTCCGGCCGAAAACGACCCCGATGCATCCACTTCGGCCATGGCGTTTCCCTCGCCGGTACGTATCGATTGGGCCGCCGTCATCCTCGCCCTTCTTGCCTTTATCGCCGTCGGCGGCTTGA